GCGTCGGAAATCGTGTCGCTGCTGAACGACCGCCTGCGCAACGACGTGCTTCTGCGCATTGCGACGCTCGACGGCATTCAGCCGGCCGCGCTGCGCGAACTCGACGACGTGCTCACGACGCTGCTTTCCGGCAGCGACAACCTGAAGCGCGCGCCGATGGGCGGCATTCGCACGGCGGCGGAGATTCTCAACTTCATGTCGAGCAATCACGAAGAAGGCGTGCTCTCGAACGTGCGCGAGTACGACGCGGAACTGGCGCAGAAGATCATCGACCAGATGTTCGTGTTCGAAAACCTGCTCGACCTGGAAGACCGCGCGATCCAGTTGCTGCTGAAGGAAGTGGAGTCGGAAACGCTGATCGTGTCGCTGAAGGGCGCGCAGCCCGGGCTGCGTCAGAAGTTCCTCTCGAACATGTCGCAGCGCGCGGCCGAACTGCTCGCCGAAGACCTCGATTCGCGCGGTCCGGTGCGCGTGTCGGAAGTCGAGCAGCAACAGCGCAAGATTTTGCAGATCGTCCGCAATCTGGCGGAAAACGGCCAGATTCAGCTAGGCGGCAAGGCGGAGGACGCGTATGTCTGACGCCGCCACCCAGAACCGGGGCGAGAAGGCGCCCGTCTCCGCGTATCAACGCTGGGAGATGGCGTCGTTCGATCCCGTCACCGTCGACAACAGCGCGGCGGAACAGGCGGCGCTCGAAGCGCATCTGCGCCGCATCGAAGAAGACGCGCACGCGCACGGCGTCGCCAAGGGGCACGTCGCCGGTCAGGCGCTCGGCTATCAGGCGGGCTTCGAGCAAGGTCACGCGAAGGGTTTCGAGGACGGCCGCAAGGAAGCGCTCGCGCAGGCCGCGCAACTCGCGCAGATCGCCGATGCGTTCAAGACCGCGCTTCAGGCCGCCGACGCCGCCATCGCGGAAACGCTGGCCGGGCTGGCCGTCGATATCGCGCAGCAGGTCGTGCGTCAGCATCTGGCGCTCGATCCGACCGCGCTCGTCGCCGTCGCCCGTGAAGTGATCGCCGCCGAGCCGGAACTGTCGGGCGCGCCGACGCTGATCGTGAGCCCGGCGGACTTGCCGATCGTCGATTCGTATCTGAAGGATGAACTGGAATTGGCGGGCTGGACGGTGCGTCCGGACCCGGCCATCGAACGCGGCGGCTGCAAAGCGCACGCCGCGACCGGCGAAATCGACGCGACCAACGCGTCGCGCTGGGAACGCGTCGCTGCCGCGCTCGGGAGGAACAAGCCGTGGTGAACCATCGCATCACGCAGGACGGGCTGTCCGCGCTGGAACAGGAAATCGCGCGGGCGTCGTTCGGGCCGCTCGCGAGCGAAGAAGCCGCAGGCGACGCCGCGCCGGACGCGCACGCCGCGCACACCATCGCCGAACTCGCGAAGCTCGCGGGCAATCCGCACATCGACGCGTGGCGCGACAAGCTCGACGCGATGAAGTCGCGCAACGCCATCGCCAAGCCGCTGCGTCCGTGCGGGCGCCTCACGCGCGCCGCCGGCCTCGTGCTCGAAGCGGTCGGGCTGAAGATGGGCGTCGGCTCCGAATGCATGATCGAACTGCCGCCCGGCAGCGCGATCCCGACGGCGGAAGCCGAAGTCGTCGGCTTCGCGGGCGACAAGCTGTTTCTGATGCCGACCACCGAAATGGGCGGCCTCTTGCCCGGCGCGCGCGTGTATCCGCTGGAAAGCGCGCCGATCAACGATCCGATGGCGGGCGCGAAGCGTCTGCCGGTCGGCTGGGAAATGCTCGGCCGCGTGGTCGATGCGTCCGGCCGTCCGCTCGACGGGCTCGGCCCGCTCGGCGCGAAGGTCGATGCGCCGCTCGCCGCGCCGGTCATCAACCCGCTGAATCGCGAGCCGATTCACAAGGTGCTCGACGTGGGCGTGCGCGCGATCAACTCGCTGCTCACGGTCGGGCGCGGACAGCGCATGGGCTTGTTCGCGGGTTCCGGCGTCGGTAAGTCGGTGCTGCTCGGCACGATGGCGCGCTATACGAGCGCGGAAGTGATCGTGATCGGGCTGATCGGCGAACGTGGCCGCGAAGTGAAGGAGTTCATCGAACAGATTCTGGGCGAGGACGGTCTCGCGCGCTCGGTCGTCGTGGCCGCGCCTGCGGACGTGTCGCCGGTGCTGCGGATGCAGGCCGCCGCGTACACGACTTCGCTCGCCGAATATTTCCGCGATCAGGGCAAGCACGTGCTGATGCTGATGGATTCGCTCACGCGCTACGCGATGGCACAGCGCGAGATCGCGCTCGCGATCGGCGAGCCGCCTGCGACCAAGGGCTATCCGCCTTCGGTGTTCGCCAAGCTGCCGGCGCTCGTCGAGCGTACCGGCAACGGGCCGGAAGGCGGCGGTTCCATCACGGCGTTCTATACGGTGCTGACCGAAGGCGACGACCAGCAAGACCCGATCGCCGACTCGGCGCGGGCCATTCTGGACGGCCATATCGTGCTGAACCGGTCGCTGGCGGAGGCGGGGCATTACCCGGCCATCGACATCGAGCAGTCCATCAGCCGCGCGATGACTTCGCTCATCGACGACAAGCATCTCGAACGCGTGCGTCTTTTCAAGCAGATGCTGTCGCGCTACCAACGCAACCGCGATCTCATCAACGTGGGCGCGTATTCGAGCGGCCGCGACGCGCTGCTCGACCGCGCGATCGCGCTGTATCCGCGGATGGAGTCGTTTTTACAGCAAGGTTTTCGTGAGCAGGCAAATTTCGAACCGAGTCTTGATTTGTTGCATCAGCTTTTCGACTAGTATTCGAGCCATTCGTCATAAGAACACGTAGAGCCCTGAAGACCACAGGAACCGCCACGTCATGCCCAAGAATCTGCCGATCAACACGCTCATCGAACTCGCGCAAGAAGAGCTCGACGCCGCCACCAAGAAGCTCGGGAAGTTGCAGCAGGAACGCAACGAGGCCGAGAAACAGCTCGAATCGCTCGTTGCCTACCGCGACGAGTATCACGCGCGCTTCACGGCATCTGCCCAGCAAGGCACGACGGCGCAGACGCTGCGCAACTTCCAGGCGTTCGTCGATACGCTGGATTCGGCCATCGCGCAGCAGCGCATGCTGCTCGTGACCGCGGATCAGCGCATCGAGGCGGCAAAGCCGGAGTGGCGGCTCAAGAAGCAGAAGGTCGGCAGCTACGAGGTGCTGGCTGCACGGGGCGAAGCGGTTCTCGCGCGCAAGGCGGCGCGTGTCGAACAGCGCGAAGCGGACGAGCACGCGGCGAAAGTGCTGCGCATGCGAGCCGAGCGCGCCTGACGGATTTTTAGCGGCGCTGCTGTCATGGCAGCGAGCGCCGCGTGTAGTTCATTACAGGATTTCAGAGGTCGAACATGTCCTCCGTTTCAACCATCGGCGCGCTCACGGGCGCGAGCTCGTCGAGCGCATCGACGGCCAAGCGCGCGGCGAGCGCGGGCGTTTCGTTCGGGCAGACGCTGCAAGGCATCACCGACCGCGCGAACGCGGACGCGCTCGCGGCGAAGGCGCTCACGTCCGGCGACAAGTCGAGCGTGCACGACGCCCCGAAGCCCGACGACAGCGCGAACGCCGGCAAGAGCGATGACGCGCAGGCGTCGACATCGGCGGACGCGAGCGGCAAGACCGACGCGACGCACGACGCGCCGAAGCATGCGGACAAGAGCGACGGCGCGGACGCGTCGAAGCCCGCCGCGAGCGCGAACGCCAACGCGAACGCGAAGCCTGCGAATGCAGCCGATGCCGCTGCGAAAGCGGCCGCCGAAGCAAAGGCGCGCGCCGACGCCGCCGACCCCGCGAATGCCGATGCCGACGACGCGACGCTCGCCGCGCTCACCGATGCGGCGACTGGCGCGGCCACGGCGGCATCGACGGACGGCGACGCATCCGCGACCGGCGACGCGAAGAAGAGCACCGACGCGAACTCGGCTCAGGATGCGCTGCAAGCCGCGCTCGCCGCGATGAACGGCGCGCAGGCCAATGCGGCCGCTGTGGCTGCGGCGGCGCATGCCGGCGGCAATGCCGCGAACGGCGCGAACGGCGCCAAGGCGACGGACGGGACGACGAGCGAAACGCAGGGCGCCTTGCTCGGCGCGGGCGCGAAGGGCGCGCGCGGCATCGCGTTGACGAACGGCGCATCGGGCGATGCGAAGAACGCGGCTGCGAGCGCGGCGCAGACGAACGCCGCCGCGCTTGCGACGGCGCAGGACGCGCTGACGCCGGCGGCCGACGGCGCGAGCGCTGCGTACAAGCAGTCCGCCGATGCGGCCGCGCATGCGGTGGCGTTGCAGGCGGCATCGGCGAATGCGGGGGTGTCGAGCCCGCAAGGCGCGATGACGTCGGCGACGAGCGCGGCGATTGCGCCGCACGTGGGCGCATCCGGCTGGGACGATGCTTTCAGCCAGAAGGTCGTGTTCGTGTCGAAGTCGGATCAGCAGAGCGCGGAACTCACGTTGAACCCGAAGGATCTCGGGCCGCTGCAGGTGACGCTTCAGGTCGCCGACAATCATGCGCATGCGCTGTTCGTGTCGCAGCATGCGCAGGTTCGTGAGGCGGTGGAAGCTGCCATGCCGAAGCTTCGCGAGGCGATGGAAGCCAATGGCATCAGTCTTGGGAGCACGAGTGTCTCGGATGGGTCGGCGTTTGGGCGTCAGTCCCAGGGGGATGGTCAGGGCGGAGGTTCTTCTTCGTCTCGCGGAGGGCGGGGTGTTGGCGGTGGCGGTCTTGAGGCCGCTGGCGGCGGGGCCGTTGCCGCGGTCGTGCGGCGGACCGTGGGGCTTGTGGATACTTTTGCTTAAGGGCTTCTCTTTCCCCAATGGGCGTTGCTTTGGCTTCGGTCTTTGGCGTTGTCCTGCTCTGAAGCGGTCCGCTTTCTTTCGTTCGTGAAACTTGTATTCGTGTCGGTCTATTGGCGTTGCCCCTCCCCGGGGCGGGGGTCACTTTCTTTGCTGCTGCAAAGAAAGTGACCAAAGAAAGCAGCTTTTTTCGCCCGCGGTTTTGAATGAAGGTGCACTCCGCAGAAAAGCATTGGCACTTAGCTTGAATCAGCCCTGAATCACCCTCCACGCCCACTGACCGCCACGTCCCCCGAGCCCCTGGGCTCGATAAACCCAGTGGGGCGCTTCGTACCACTGCCAATAATTTCCCGAACCTTCGGCTTCGGCACGGCCGTCCGGGGCGCAGGCGCCACGACGCGCGGCGCCTGTGCCCGCGCCCGTCGTTAATGACGTGCTTCTGGCACATCCGGTTGCACGTCGTTGATTGGCTCGGCTTGACCTGGCTTGATTTGGCTTGGCTTGGCTTGGCTTGGCTTGGCTTGGCTTGGCTTGGCTTGGCTTGGCACGAGATTATTTCTGAGTGGAGCCGTTGTGTCCTATTGGTTTTATCGAGCCAAGGGGCTCGGAGGACGTGGCGCTCAGCGGGCGCGGAAGGTGATTCAGGGTTGGTTCAAGCTGAGGGCCAATGCTTTCTGCGGAGTGGCCACGCTCTCGCTGCTGCGGGCCAGAAAGAAGCTGCTTTCTTTGGTTACTTTCTTTGCATGGGACCAGAGTACGGCGCTAAAGCGCCTACTCTGGTCGACAGCCAAGAAAGTGACCCCCGCCCCGGGGAGGGGCAACGCTAATAGACCGACACGAATACAAGTTACACGAACGAAGAAAGAAAGAACGAGCGCCCCAACCATTACGGCGCAAAAACCGCGAACGGCACCCTCGCGAAACGGGCAACCGCAAAAGCCCGCCCCCGCCCGAGAACCCCAAAAAGGCACCAAAAACCCCCTCTGTTCGACCCATCACGACAAGCCGCGATAGCGAACAATTCAACCTATCGAAAGAGGCACGCATTCATGGCTACCACTACTGCAAACCAGCAACCCATCGTTCCCGCGAAGAGCGGCAAGCTCAAGCGCATTCTGATCATCGCCATCGGGGCGATCGTTCTGCTCGGCGCAGGCGCCGGCGGCGCCTACTTCGTGGTCGGCAAGTCCGCGCACGGCCCCGCGAAGCCCGCGCCGCTGCCGCCGCCCGTGTTCTTCCCGCTCGAGTCGCTGACAGTCAACCTGCAAGCCGACGACGGCATCATGCATTACCTGCGCGTCGGCCTCACGCTCAAGCTCAAGGACGAGAAAGGCCAAGCCGCGCTCACCGAACGCATGCCGGAAATCCGCAGCCGCATCCTGCTGCTGCTCTCCGCCAAACATCCGGACGACCTCGCGGGCATCGACGGCAAACGCAAGCTCGCCGACGAACTGCGCGCAACCGTCGAAGCCGCCGCCAGCACGCCCGAGCAACCGGCGCACATCCAGGAAGTGCTCTTTACTGAATTCGTCGTTCAGTAAGCGCCCGGCACCCAATCAAGGAACGAGAGAGTCATGGGCCACGAAGAGTTCATGTCGCAAGAGGAGGTCGATGCCCTCCTCAAGGGCGTCACCGGCGAGATCGACCAGGTCTCCGACGAAAACAAGCCAGCCGGCGTGCGTCCGTACAACATCGCGACGCAGGAACGCATCGTCCGCGGCCGGATGCCCGGCCTCGAAATCATCAACGACCGCTTCGCGCGCCTCATGCGCGTGGGCATCTTCAACTTCATGCGGCGTTCGGCGGAAATCTCCGTCGGCCCGGTGAAGGTGCAGAAGTACAGCGAATTCACGCGCAATCTGCCGATCCCGACCAACCTCAACCTGGTCCATGTGAAGCCTCTGCGCGGCACGTCGCTGTTCGTGTTCGATCCGAACCTCGTGTTCTTCGTCGTGGATAACCTCTTCGGCGGCGACGGGCGGTTTCATACGCGCGTCGAAGGCCGCGAGTTCACGCAGACCGAGCAGCGCATCATCCACAAGCTGCTGAACCTCGTGTTCGAGCATTACGCGGCCTCGTGGCGCAGCGTGCGCCCGCT
The Caballeronia sp. M1242 DNA segment above includes these coding regions:
- the fliG gene encoding flagellar motor switch protein FliG — translated: MNAEGLNKAALLLMSIGEEEAAEVFKYLAPREVQKIGATMAALKNVTREQLDNVLTEFVGEAEKHTALSLDSSEYIRSVLTKALGETKAGALIDRILQGSDTSGIEGLKWMDSGAVAELIKNEHPQIIATILVHLDRDQASEIVSLLNDRLRNDVLLRIATLDGIQPAALRELDDVLTTLLSGSDNLKRAPMGGIRTAAEILNFMSSNHEEGVLSNVREYDAELAQKIIDQMFVFENLLDLEDRAIQLLLKEVESETLIVSLKGAQPGLRQKFLSNMSQRAAELLAEDLDSRGPVRVSEVEQQQRKILQIVRNLAENGQIQLGGKAEDAYV
- the fliJ gene encoding flagellar export protein FliJ gives rise to the protein MPKNLPINTLIELAQEELDAATKKLGKLQQERNEAEKQLESLVAYRDEYHARFTASAQQGTTAQTLRNFQAFVDTLDSAIAQQRMLLVTADQRIEAAKPEWRLKKQKVGSYEVLAARGEAVLARKAARVEQREADEHAAKVLRMRAERA
- a CDS encoding flagellar hook-length control protein FliK, which gives rise to MSSVSTIGALTGASSSSASTAKRAASAGVSFGQTLQGITDRANADALAAKALTSGDKSSVHDAPKPDDSANAGKSDDAQASTSADASGKTDATHDAPKHADKSDGADASKPAASANANANAKPANAADAAAKAAAEAKARADAADPANADADDATLAALTDAATGAATAASTDGDASATGDAKKSTDANSAQDALQAALAAMNGAQANAAAVAAAAHAGGNAANGANGAKATDGTTSETQGALLGAGAKGARGIALTNGASGDAKNAAASAAQTNAAALATAQDALTPAADGASAAYKQSADAAAHAVALQAASANAGVSSPQGAMTSATSAAIAPHVGASGWDDAFSQKVVFVSKSDQQSAELTLNPKDLGPLQVTLQVADNHAHALFVSQHAQVREAVEAAMPKLREAMEANGISLGSTSVSDGSAFGRQSQGDGQGGGSSSSRGGRGVGGGGLEAAGGGAVAAVVRRTVGLVDTFA
- the fliH gene encoding flagellar assembly protein FliH yields the protein MSDAATQNRGEKAPVSAYQRWEMASFDPVTVDNSAAEQAALEAHLRRIEEDAHAHGVAKGHVAGQALGYQAGFEQGHAKGFEDGRKEALAQAAQLAQIADAFKTALQAADAAIAETLAGLAVDIAQQVVRQHLALDPTALVAVAREVIAAEPELSGAPTLIVSPADLPIVDSYLKDELELAGWTVRPDPAIERGGCKAHAATGEIDATNASRWERVAAALGRNKPW
- the fliI gene encoding flagellar protein export ATPase FliI — protein: MVNHRITQDGLSALEQEIARASFGPLASEEAAGDAAPDAHAAHTIAELAKLAGNPHIDAWRDKLDAMKSRNAIAKPLRPCGRLTRAAGLVLEAVGLKMGVGSECMIELPPGSAIPTAEAEVVGFAGDKLFLMPTTEMGGLLPGARVYPLESAPINDPMAGAKRLPVGWEMLGRVVDASGRPLDGLGPLGAKVDAPLAAPVINPLNREPIHKVLDVGVRAINSLLTVGRGQRMGLFAGSGVGKSVLLGTMARYTSAEVIVIGLIGERGREVKEFIEQILGEDGLARSVVVAAPADVSPVLRMQAAAYTTSLAEYFRDQGKHVLMLMDSLTRYAMAQREIALAIGEPPATKGYPPSVFAKLPALVERTGNGPEGGGSITAFYTVLTEGDDQQDPIADSARAILDGHIVLNRSLAEAGHYPAIDIEQSISRAMTSLIDDKHLERVRLFKQMLSRYQRNRDLINVGAYSSGRDALLDRAIALYPRMESFLQQGFREQANFEPSLDLLHQLFD
- the fliM gene encoding flagellar motor switch protein FliM gives rise to the protein MGHEEFMSQEEVDALLKGVTGEIDQVSDENKPAGVRPYNIATQERIVRGRMPGLEIINDRFARLMRVGIFNFMRRSAEISVGPVKVQKYSEFTRNLPIPTNLNLVHVKPLRGTSLFVFDPNLVFFVVDNLFGGDGRFHTRVEGREFTQTEQRIIHKLLNLVFEHYAASWRSVRPLQFEYMRSEMHTQFANVATPNEIVIVTQFTIEFGSIGGTLHICFPYSMIEPIRDVLSSPIQGEALEVDRRWVRVLSQQVQSAEVELTVDLAEIRSSFAKLLNMRAGDVLPIDIPEQVVAKVDGVPVMECGYGIFNGQYALRVQNMISSASDSTKEGSYE
- the fliL gene encoding flagellar basal body-associated protein FliL — encoded protein: MATTTANQQPIVPAKSGKLKRILIIAIGAIVLLGAGAGGAYFVVGKSAHGPAKPAPLPPPVFFPLESLTVNLQADDGIMHYLRVGLTLKLKDEKGQAALTERMPEIRSRILLLLSAKHPDDLAGIDGKRKLADELRATVEAAASTPEQPAHIQEVLFTEFVVQ